A section of the Petrimonas sulfuriphila genome encodes:
- a CDS encoding alpha-L-rhamnosidase translates to MRRRGCLLVCFVLVIFCTYAQNKPTGLMTDLLKNTGEVFINGYPSTLDHEGIDSAIEPVQTAKILSEYPSFSWIVPNKGKNTLQSGYRIILSDSLHLIQKGEGNVWDSGTVNSGRSVSVAYRGRSLQPRKVYYWRVKAITGNSEESDWSDIKSFRTGDELKPYQSSSEVLVKSVEHPVLCSTRDDNWFFDFGKASFGQLLVRLTSETGNDTVIVNLGEKVRDGRVDSRPGGTIRYQSYSLALLKGTHLYRIKVHKDKRNTLEVAVKMPAYIGEVVPFRYAEVLHYGNKLDKEDVIRESVHYPFDDSTSFFRCDNDTLNQIWEMSKYTMKATSFTGVYVDGDRERIPYEADILINQLSHYSVDREYSIARKSLEYILKKPTWPTEWILQAILIAWYDYMYTGDARSLEKNYPLLKNRSLMQLKTSKGLISTTAGLQTSAFLQSINFNKPIQDIVDWPGEERDGFVFCDHNAVVNAFYYEALKIMEQIARVLNKQEDRLFYAKAHQEVYKLFNDTFFDLKRKLYTDGDTTSHTSLHANMFAFAFGLVPQQHSQGVQDFIKSRGMACSVYGAQFLMDALYNGGNGAYAEELLASTGERSWYNMIRSGSTVALEAWDIKYKPNLDWNHAWGAVPANTIARYVVGIKPSAPGFESIEIKPHVYSLTSVESAVPTIRGNILFTYKTINNDEYELSVEIPPNTQAELYLPIKSGKRVREVFLDGKKITFAKGKKEPEHLYVGRITSGKQVYRVMLSNR, encoded by the coding sequence ATGAGAAGACGAGGATGCTTGCTGGTGTGTTTTGTGCTGGTGATTTTCTGTACATATGCACAAAACAAACCTACGGGTTTGATGACGGATTTGTTGAAAAATACGGGGGAGGTTTTTATCAATGGTTATCCCTCTACCCTGGATCATGAAGGGATCGATTCAGCCATTGAACCTGTTCAGACAGCCAAAATCCTCTCGGAGTACCCATCGTTCAGTTGGATTGTTCCCAACAAAGGGAAGAATACGCTACAATCCGGTTACAGGATTATTCTGTCGGACTCTTTGCACCTTATTCAAAAAGGGGAAGGGAATGTGTGGGATAGCGGGACGGTAAACTCCGGCAGGTCTGTCTCCGTTGCGTACCGGGGCAGGTCGTTGCAGCCACGAAAAGTGTACTACTGGAGAGTCAAGGCGATAACCGGCAATAGCGAAGAAAGCGATTGGTCAGATATCAAATCTTTTAGAACAGGAGATGAGTTAAAGCCATACCAATCTTCGAGTGAGGTTCTTGTTAAGTCTGTCGAACATCCGGTTCTGTGTTCGACCCGCGATGACAATTGGTTTTTTGACTTTGGTAAGGCATCCTTCGGGCAATTGCTTGTCAGACTGACGTCTGAAACCGGGAATGATACGGTTATCGTAAACCTGGGAGAGAAAGTCCGGGATGGGCGTGTGGACTCCCGGCCAGGAGGAACCATTCGTTATCAATCCTACTCTTTGGCGTTATTGAAAGGTACTCACCTGTACCGTATAAAAGTGCATAAAGATAAACGAAACACATTGGAAGTTGCCGTAAAAATGCCTGCTTACATAGGCGAGGTAGTTCCTTTCCGTTATGCGGAAGTGCTGCATTACGGCAATAAGTTGGATAAAGAAGATGTCATAAGGGAATCTGTTCATTATCCATTCGATGATTCAACCTCCTTCTTCCGCTGCGATAATGATACCCTGAATCAAATCTGGGAGATGAGTAAGTATACGATGAAGGCAACTTCATTCACAGGAGTTTACGTTGATGGAGACAGAGAACGTATCCCGTATGAAGCAGACATACTTATCAATCAGCTAAGTCATTACAGTGTGGATAGGGAATATTCCATTGCACGTAAATCCCTGGAGTATATCTTGAAAAAACCCACCTGGCCTACCGAATGGATTTTGCAGGCTATACTTATCGCTTGGTATGACTATATGTATACGGGTGATGCTCGATCCCTGGAAAAGAATTATCCGTTGCTGAAAAACAGATCGTTGATGCAACTTAAAACCAGTAAGGGGTTGATTTCCACTACTGCAGGCCTGCAAACATCTGCTTTTCTTCAATCTATAAATTTCAATAAACCCATACAGGATATTGTGGATTGGCCCGGGGAAGAAAGAGACGGGTTTGTTTTCTGTGACCATAACGCGGTGGTAAATGCATTTTATTACGAAGCCCTGAAAATAATGGAGCAGATTGCCCGAGTATTGAATAAACAGGAGGACAGGTTGTTTTATGCCAAAGCACATCAAGAGGTTTATAAACTATTTAACGACACTTTTTTTGATCTTAAACGGAAACTGTATACAGATGGCGATACCACCAGCCATACATCATTGCATGCCAATATGTTTGCCTTTGCTTTTGGGTTAGTTCCTCAACAACATTCCCAGGGAGTGCAGGATTTTATCAAGTCCAGAGGAATGGCGTGCAGCGTTTACGGGGCTCAGTTCCTGATGGATGCTTTGTATAACGGTGGTAATGGGGCGTACGCGGAGGAATTGCTGGCATCGACCGGTGAGAGGAGCTGGTACAACATGATACGATCAGGCTCAACAGTAGCGCTGGAAGCCTGGGACATTAAATATAAACCTAACCTGGACTGGAATCATGCTTGGGGAGCGGTTCCTGCAAACACGATTGCCCGATACGTGGTTGGTATTAAACCATCTGCTCCAGGGTTCGAGAGCATTGAAATTAAACCGCATGTTTACAGCCTTACTTCGGTTGAATCTGCTGTTCCCACCATTAGAGGAAACATTTTATTTACTTACAAGACGATCAATAATGATGAATATGAGTTGTCGGTAGAGATTCCGCCAAATACCCAAGCAGAACTCTATCTACCGATTAAATCCGGTAAACGGGTCAGAGAGGTTTTTCTCGACGGTAAAAAAATTACTTTTGCTAAAGGGAAAAAGGAGCCGGAACACCTGTATGTTGGAAGAATAACTTCGGGAAAACAGGTGTATCGGGTAATGTTGAGCAACAGGTAA
- a CDS encoding Gfo/Idh/MocA family oxidoreductase has product MDRRNFLKRSAVTVTGLSLNPLIGKSYSSVFGQSAPGNKIKIGLIGCRNQGWANLKTFLDYPGTECISLCDVDDQWLYQRAADVEKITGKKPPQLVKDWRRVIDNKDIDMVIIGTPDHWHCLQLVAACETGKDVYVEKPLANTMEECDLMVRATRKYNRIVQVGQWQRSDPHWDEAAAYVQSGKLGRVRTVKVWAYQTSKWTLPVVPDSAPPAGVDYDMWLGPAPKRTYNQNRFHYNFRFFWDYAGGLMADWGVHLLDYAMKGMNVGLPSYVYGAGGKFGYPDDAMETPDTLMATYKYPDFNIIWDHACGIGNGLFGLREGVAFFGENGTLVLTRQGWEVMPEQGVNSRNFPYCYPCDNERKPNTPRMEAVEKKTGGGKGLYLHAGNMLECMRSRQLPNADIAIGAEVAKLSHMANISCRVGSALNWDNETGTFDNPEANRLAKAHYREPWKLPKL; this is encoded by the coding sequence ATGGATCGAAGAAATTTTCTCAAGAGATCAGCCGTTACGGTTACCGGCCTAAGCCTGAATCCTTTAATAGGGAAATCCTACTCATCCGTTTTCGGACAATCGGCGCCTGGGAATAAAATCAAAATCGGACTCATTGGCTGCCGTAACCAGGGGTGGGCCAACTTGAAAACTTTCCTCGACTACCCCGGGACCGAATGTATCTCCTTGTGTGATGTAGATGATCAGTGGCTCTATCAACGGGCTGCCGACGTAGAAAAAATAACCGGAAAAAAACCACCTCAGCTGGTTAAAGATTGGCGCCGGGTGATTGACAACAAAGATATAGACATGGTGATTATCGGTACACCGGATCATTGGCACTGTCTTCAGTTGGTGGCCGCCTGCGAAACCGGAAAAGACGTATACGTGGAAAAGCCGCTTGCCAATACCATGGAGGAGTGTGACCTGATGGTGCGTGCTACCCGGAAATATAACCGGATTGTACAGGTGGGACAATGGCAGCGGAGCGATCCCCACTGGGATGAGGCGGCTGCCTATGTGCAGAGCGGGAAGCTGGGACGAGTGAGAACCGTTAAGGTTTGGGCGTACCAAACCAGCAAATGGACGTTGCCGGTGGTGCCTGATTCGGCACCTCCCGCTGGAGTAGACTACGACATGTGGCTGGGTCCTGCACCGAAGCGAACGTATAATCAGAACCGGTTCCACTATAATTTTCGCTTTTTCTGGGATTACGCCGGCGGATTGATGGCCGATTGGGGAGTACATTTGCTGGACTATGCCATGAAGGGAATGAATGTCGGATTGCCATCGTATGTATACGGTGCCGGAGGGAAATTCGGTTATCCCGATGATGCAATGGAGACGCCCGATACACTTATGGCGACCTATAAATATCCGGATTTCAACATTATCTGGGATCATGCCTGCGGCATTGGTAATGGATTGTTCGGGCTTCGCGAAGGGGTCGCCTTCTTCGGAGAGAACGGTACGCTTGTCCTAACCCGGCAAGGATGGGAGGTGATGCCCGAACAGGGGGTTAACAGCCGCAATTTTCCTTATTGTTATCCTTGCGACAACGAGCGAAAGCCCAACACCCCGAGAATGGAGGCGGTAGAGAAAAAAACGGGTGGAGGGAAAGGATTGTACCTGCATGCAGGAAACATGCTGGAATGCATGCGTTCACGCCAGTTGCCCAATGCCGATATTGCGATAGGGGCGGAAGTAGCCAAGCTGAGCCATATGGCCAATATTTCTTGTAGAGTTGGATCAGCGCTGAACTGGGATAACGAAACCGGCACTTTTGATAACCCGGAAGCGAACCGGCTGGCTAAAGCCCATTATAGGGAACCCTGGAAGTTACCCAAACTCTAA